Below is a genomic region from Pseudomonas berkeleyensis.
CGCTCTGGAAGAAACCGGTTGGACGGTGAGCATTCTCGCCCCACGCATCCTCATCGATCGCCCGGTGCGCACCGCCGTCGCCGTCGGTGCCGCCGCCTTGCTGGTCTTGCTTCTGCTCCTGGGCCTGCTGATGCAGCGCCGCCGCCATTACCTCGAACGCATTGCTCTCGACAGCCGTGCCAAGGCCGAACTGGAGCAGCGCGTCACCGAGCGTACCCACGACCTTGAGCTGCTCAACAGTCGCCTCAAGGAGGAAGTGCTGGAGCGCGAACAGGCGCAACAGGAGTTGGTGCGCGCTCAGGACGAACTGGTACAGGCCGGCAAACTATCGGCCCTCGGCACCATGAGCGCCAGCATCAGCCACGAGCTCAATCAGCCCCTGGCGGCCATCCGCAGCTATGCCGAGAACGCCAGCACGCTGCTCGATCACGAACGCAACGATGACGCTCGCGCCAACCTCAAGCTGATCCGCGAACTGACCGAGCGCATGGCCTCGATCATTGCGCACCTGCGCGCCTTCGCTCGCCGCGACCGCCACGCCCCCGAGCGCGTCGCCCTGCAACCGGCACTGGACGATGCCCTCGCCCTGCTAGCCAAGCGCCGCCGCGCCATGGACGTGGAGCTGATCCGCGACCTGCCGGACGCCACGCTCTGGGTTCAGGCCGGCGAAACCCGCCTGCGCCAGGTGCTCGGCAATCTGCTCGGCAATGCCCTCGATGCTCTGGTCGACAAAGCGCCGCCACGGCGTATCTGGATCAGCGTGCAGGCTGAGGCCGAGCACCTTGACCTGCTGCTGCGCGACAATGGCTCGGGCTTTTCTGCAGAGTCCCTGGCGCGTGCACGCGAACCCTTCTTCACCACCAAGACCAGCGCCCAGGGCCTGGGTCTGGGCCTGGCCATCTGCGAGAGCCTGATGCGCGCGCTCGGCGGCGAGCTGCTGCTGGCCAATCATCCGAGCGGTGGCGCACTGATCACCCTACGCCTGCGCCTGGCTAGCCCCGGCGTCAACCTGCAACCCCCAGAGGATCCCTCGCCATGACCAGCGACAGCGCCATCGACAGCCGTATCCAGGTTCTGCTGATCGACGACGATGCCCACCTGCGCCAGGCGCTCAGCCAGACACTCGACCTGGCCGGGCTCAAGGTGCTCAGCCTGGGCGA
It encodes:
- a CDS encoding sensor histidine kinase, yielding MSTTPATPRRPRWRSLLLLAMLLAPLLWPVHFLAERYYRDVLLEQNRQTLDLYVANLLGTLRRYEVLPQILGDLPGLRAALYAPDDSAMVERANQLLTRVREQTGADVIYLMNPQGLTLAASNWDKPDSFVAGNFAFRPYFREALAGRLGRFFGLGTTSGKRGYYFAYPVRENDQNIGALVVKVDLDHTETLWGNTPEQLLVTDTNGVVIITSRPDWRFHASRPLDAAERAAIAANQPYPTQAPPKLDLSASAWLTQSRALEETGWTVSILAPRILIDRPVRTAVAVGAAALLVLLLLLGLLMQRRRHYLERIALDSRAKAELEQRVTERTHDLELLNSRLKEEVLEREQAQQELVRAQDELVQAGKLSALGTMSASISHELNQPLAAIRSYAENASTLLDHERNDDARANLKLIRELTERMASIIAHLRAFARRDRHAPERVALQPALDDALALLAKRRRAMDVELIRDLPDATLWVQAGETRLRQVLGNLLGNALDALVDKAPPRRIWISVQAEAEHLDLLLRDNGSGFSAESLARAREPFFTTKTSAQGLGLGLAICESLMRALGGELLLANHPSGGALITLRLRLASPGVNLQPPEDPSP